One region of Drosophila kikkawai strain 14028-0561.14 chromosome 2R, DkikHiC1v2, whole genome shotgun sequence genomic DNA includes:
- the Parp16 gene encoding protein mono-ADP-ribosyltransferase Parp16, with translation MTILMVQPRCKGSVKRISWRRLQMLLPHSLSLESMPNPVDLKALYLIHERLQQDLLGCEALMSIFAAATMSYRYRSRLKPFPQHWASIDHLCHTLSDVPPLCILNHELMHCNYSSCSPNVCRLLTDVLVEQGDRVSLSSLRPCEFPELYAHLGMPAPQRAPTQIFQVRMGRGNARAEAYFRLRRNHMESVRLGFYGCKLEKMYSLLNDQYLLDGKCLELTSNVNEALARSKPQAGLGGSRCGSILRCVAVVEFVFRDNETSPDKKHVLIREAETMQISYLMLYGQSCQEREAEMQMELERKQSGLKLANWIGGFEQGAISLGVGLLIVSSMSHYGFNFFRLLAHAGLHVLKRGVL, from the coding sequence ATGACGATTTTGATGGTGCAGCCACGATGTAAGGGTTCAGTGAAGCGGATCAGCTGGCGTCGCTTGCAGATGCTCCTGCCGCACTCTCTGTCCCTGGAATCGATGCCAAATCCGGTGGACTTGAAGGCTCTGTACCTGATCCACGAGCGCCTGCAGCAGGATCTGCTGGGCTGTGAGGCGCTAATGTCGATTTTCGCAGCCGCCACCATGAGCTATCGCTATCGGAGCAGGCTGAAACCCTTTCCCCAGCACTGGGCCAGCATAGATCATCTGTGCCACACTCTGAGCGATGTTCCCCCACTGTGCATCCTGAACCACGAGCTCATGCACTGCAATTACTCGTCCTGCTCCCCCAATGTGTGCCGCCTGTTGACTGACGTTTTGGTGGAGCAGGGCGATCGCGTGTCCCTGAGCTCGCTGCGTCCCTGCGAGTTCCCAGAGCTGTACGCCCACCTGGGCATGCCCGCTCCGCAGCGGGCACCCACGCAGATCTTTCAGGTGCGAATGGGGAGGGGAAATGCCAGGGCTGAGGCCTATTTCCGTCTCCGCCGGAACCACATGGAGTCCGTACGACTCGGTTTCTACGGCTGCAAGCTGGAGAAGATGTACTCGCTGCTGAACGACCAGTACCTGTTGGATGGCAAGTGCCTCGAGCTGACCAGCAACGTGAACGAGGCCCTGGCTAGGAGCAAGCCCCAGGCCGGCTTGGGTGGCTCCCGGTGTGGCTCCATCCTGCGTTGCGTGGCCGTGGTGGAGTTCGTGTTCCGCGACAACGAGACCAGTCCGGATAAGAAGCATGTCCTAATCCGGGAGGCGGAAACAATGCAAATATCGTATCTGATGCTGTACGGACAGAGTTGCCAGGAGCGCGAGGCCGAGATGCAAATGGAGCTGGAGAGGAAGCAGTCGGGCTTGAAATTGGCCAACTGGATTGGTGGCTTCGAACAGGGGGCCATATCCCTTGGAGTCGGCCTGCTGATCGTCTCCTCGATGTCGCATTATGGCTTCAACTTCTTCCGACTTCTCGCCCACGCCGGATTGCATGTCCTCAAGCGGGGAGTGTTGTGA